In a single window of the Patescibacteria group bacterium genome:
- the yidD gene encoding membrane protein insertion efficiency factor YidD, translating to TDRVCKFEPSCSEYTYQAVEKYGILKGLWLGFKRIIRCHPWNKGGYDPVP from the coding sequence AACTGATCGAGTTTGTAAATTCGAGCCTAGTTGTTCAGAATATACTTATCAGGCTGTTGAAAAGTATGGAATCCTAAAGGGACTTTGGTTAGGTTTTAAGCGAATAATTAGATGCCATCCGTGGAATAAAGGTGGTTACGATCCTGTGCCCTAA